In Chroicocephalus ridibundus chromosome 4, bChrRid1.1, whole genome shotgun sequence, one genomic interval encodes:
- the GREM1 gene encoding gremlin-1, with the protein MVRTLYAVGAVFLLMGFLLPAAEGRKRNRGSQGAIPPPDKDQPNDSEQMQTQQQSGSRHRERGKGTSMPAEEVLESSQEALHITERKYLKRDWCKTQPLKQTIHEEGCNSRTIINRFCYGQCNSFYIPRHVRKEEGSFQSCSFCKPKKFTTMTVTLNCPELQPPRKKKRITRVKECRCISIDLD; encoded by the coding sequence ATGGTCCGCACACTGTATGCCGTCGGCGCTGTGTTTCTTCTGATGGGATTTCTGCTACCGGCagcagaagggagaaagaggaaccGTGGATCTCAAGGTGCTATCCCTCCTCCCGACAAAGATCAGCCCAATGATTCGGAGCAAATGCAGACGCAGCAGCAGTCAGGCTCTCGGCATCGAGAACGAGGAAAAGGCACCTCGATGCCTGCTGAAGAGGTGCTGGAGTCTAGTCAGGAGGCATTGCACATCACTGAGCGCAAATATCTAAAGCGGGACTGGTGTAAAACGCAACCCCTCAAACAAACTATCCACGAAGAAGGCTGCAACAGTCGTACCATCATCAACAGGTTCTGCTATGGCCAGTGCAATTCCTTCTACATCCCCAGGCACGTCCGTAAAGAGGAAGGCTCCTTCCAATCGTGTTCCTTCTGCAAGCCCAAGAAATTCACCACCATGACTGTTACACTCAATTGCCCTGAGCTTCAGcccccaagaaagaagaaaagaatcacCCGAGTTAAGGAATGCCGGTGTATATCTATTGACTTGGACTAA